In one Lolium rigidum isolate FL_2022 chromosome 3, APGP_CSIRO_Lrig_0.1, whole genome shotgun sequence genomic region, the following are encoded:
- the LOC124698539 gene encoding phospholipase D alpha 1-like isoform X3 yields MAQMLLHGVIEANILEADLSVASGGQLRQPRKTAMKRKVFSWIKKISFCNSQLENAIGLGATTGKLYATVDIDKARVGRTRMLDPTNVPKWGESFHIYCAHDASHVIFTVKANNAVGATLIGRAYLPTDGAVLAGQTVDQWLPICDDKGLPLDGGDKIHVQLRFTDVVADPEARWGAGVGTAGYLGVPRTFYGQRRGCRVRLYQDAHISDAFAPRIQLAGGRPYEPQRCWEDVFEAITNARRMVYIAGWSVNTDVALVRDPRKPSSGTLGELLKRKAASGVTVLMLVWDDRTSLGLGAIRRDGLMATHDEDTATYFRGTGVRCILCPRNPGQGRLSYVQDVETVAMFTHHQKTVIVDGGGGNPAGNASPGLVSFLGGIDLCDGRYDTQEHPLFRTLGTTHRADFHQPNFPGASISKGGPREPWHDIHCRIEGPAAWDVLDNFEQRWRRQGDGDEYLVNLDKGWSAQEAIQDAESWNVQVFRSIDGGAAAGFPDIPAEASRIGLQTGKDHVVERSIQDAYIHAIRRARDFIYIENQYFLGSSYAWRRDDGVTVEDINALHLIPKELSLKIVSKIEAGERFAVYVVVPMWPEGVPESGSVQAILDWQRRTMEMMYKDVALAIQAKGIQAHPKDYLTFFCLGNREAYTPGEYSPPERPEPDTDYIRAQQARRFMIYVHAKTMIVDDEYVIIGSANINQRSMDGGRDSEIAMGAYQPSYLASSSRPARGQVHGLRLALWQEHLGQTAAAAGASDLLRPSSVSCVRRVNQVAQQHWEMYASDVPHDLPGHLMAYPIGVSAGGELQETTPFFPDTKARVFGNRSTYLPPILTT; encoded by the exons CTGGAGAACGCCATTGGCCTCGGCGCCACGACCGGCAAGCTGTACGCGACGGTGGACATCGACAAGGCGCGCGTCGGCCGGACGCGCATGCTCGATCCCACCAACGTTCCCAAGTGGGGGGAGTCCTTCCACATCTACTGCGCCCACGACGCCAGCCacgtcatcttcaccgtcaaggccaACAACGCCGTCGGCGCCACGCTCATCGGCCGCGCCTACCTCCCCACCGACGGTGCGGTCCTCGCGGGCCAGACGGTGGACCAGTGGCTCCCCATCTGCGACGACAAGGGCCTCCCACTGGATGGAGGGGACAAGATACACGTCCAGCTCCGCTTCACCGACGTGGTCGCGGACCCGGAGGCCCGCTGGGGCGCCGGCGTCGGTACCGCGGGATACCTCGGAGTGCCGCGAACCTTCTACGGCCAGCGCCGCGGCTGCCGAGTCAGGCTGTACCAGGACGCCCACATCTCCGATGCCTTTGCGCCGCGGATACAGCTCGCCGGAGGGAGGCCCTACGAGCCGCAGCGATGCTGGGAGGATGTGTTCGAGGCGATCACCAATGCCCGGAGGATGGTGTACATCGCCGGATGGTCTGTCAACACCGACGTCGCGCTGGTGCGGGACCCGCGCAAGCCCTCGTCGGGGACGCTcggcgagctgctcaagaggaagGCGGCCAGCGGCGTTACAGTGCTGATGCTGGTGTGGGACGATCGGACGTCGCTGGGGCTGGGCGCGATCCGGCGGGACGGGCTGATGGCCACGCACGACGAGGACACGGCGACGTACTTCCGTGGCACTGGCGTGCGCTGCATCCTGTGTCCCCGGAATCCCGGCCAGGGCCGCCTGAGCTACGTGCAAGACGTGGAAACAGTCGCCATGTTCACCCACCACCAGAAGACGGTgatcgtcgatggcggcggtggCAACCCAGCAGGGAACGCGTCTCCAGGCCTCGTTAGCTTCCTCGGCGGCATCGACCTCTGCGACGGGAGGTACGACACGCAGGAGCACCCCCTGTTCCGGACGCTCGGCACCACGCACCGTGCCGACTTCCACCAGCCCAACTTCCCCGGCGCGTCGATCAGCAAGGGCGGGCCAAGGGAGCCGTGGCACGACATCCACTGCCGCATCGAAGGCCCCGCGGCGTGGGACGTGCTCGACAACTTCGAGCAGCGGTGGCGAAGGCAAGGCGACGGTGACGAGTACCTTGtcaacctcgacaagggctggtcgGCGCAAGAGGCGATCCAGGACGCCGAATCGTGGAACGTGCAGGTGTTCCGGTCCATCGACGGCGGCGCCGCGGCGGGGTTCCCAGACATACCCGCGGAGGCTTCACGTATTGGGCTCCAGACCGGAAAGGACCACGTGGTCGAGCGCAGCATCCAGGACGCGTACATCCACGCCATCCGCCGCGCCCGGGACTTCATCTACATCGAGAACCAGTACTTCCTGGGGAGCTCCTACGCGTGGCGGCGCGATGACGGCGTCACCGTGGAGGACATCAACGCGCTGCACCTCATCCCCAAGGAGCTCTCGCTGAAGATCGTCAGCAAGATCGAGGCCGGCGAGCGGTTCGCGGTCTACGTTGTAGTGCCGATGTGGCCCGAGGGCGTGCCGGAGAGCGGCTCCGTGCAGGCCATCCTGGACTGGCAGCGCCGGACCATGGAGATGATGTACAAGGACGTGGCGCTGGCGATCCAGGCCAAGGGCATCCAGGCCCACCCCAAGGACTACCTCACCTTCTTCTGCCTCGGCAACCGGGAGGCGTACACCCCCGGCGAGTACTCGCCGCCGGAGAGGCCCGAACCTGACACCGACTACATAAGGGCACAGCAGGCCAGGCGCTTCATGATCTACGTCCACGCAAAGACCATGATAG TCGACGACGAGTACGTCATCATCGGATCCGCGAACATCAACCAGCGTTCCATGGACGGCGgccgggattcggagatcgccatgGGCGCCTACCAGCCGAGCTACCTCGCGTCCAGCAGCCGACCGGCGAGGGGGCAGGTGCACGGCCTACGGCTCGCCCTGTGGCAGGAGCACCTCGGCCAGACCGCGGCGGCTGCCGGCGCGAGCGACCTCCTCCGGCCTTCGAGCGTGTCGTGCGTGCGGAGGGTGAACCAGGTGGCGCAGCAGCACTGGGAGATGTACGCTAGCGACGTGCCTCACGACCTGCCAGGTCACCTCATGGCTTACCCCATCGGCGTGAGCGCCGGCGGGGAGCTGCAGGAGACGACGCCCTTCTTCCCCGACACTAAGGCCAGGGTGTTCGGCAACAGGTCGACCTACCTCCCGCCGATCCTCACTACTTGA